The Sebastes fasciatus isolate fSebFas1 chromosome 4, fSebFas1.pri, whole genome shotgun sequence genome window below encodes:
- the pnp6 gene encoding purine nucleoside phosphorylase 6 gives MEVASSSSSSQCRYSYDEYKETADWLLSNTEQRPEVAIICGSGLGGLADMLDNKTVFQYEDIPHFPSSTVHGHAGKLVFGKLQGRECVCMQGRFHFYEGYSIHTVTYPVRVFHLLGVKTLIVTNAAGGLNGSYDVGDIMLIKDHINMPGFAGQNPLCGHNDERFGTRFPCMSDAYDRTLRDLAKQTAEEQGCKSFLQEGVYCMLPGPTYETIAESRALQMLGADAVGMSTVPEVVVARHCGLRVLGLSLITNKVVTDYDSTEKANHEEVLKATKRRAEDLQRLVSHLIAKI, from the exons ATGGAAGtggcatcctcctcctcctccagtcaaTGCAG ATACAGTTATGACGAGTATAAGGAGACAGCAGACTGGCTGCTTTCAAACACAGAGCAGCGTCCTGAAGTAGCCATCATCTGTGGTTCAGGCCTGGGCGGTCTGGCTGACATGCTGGATAACAAGACTGTGTTCCAGTATGAGGATATTCCACATTTTCCCAGCAGCACTG TGCATGGCCATGCCGGTAAGCTGGTGTTCGGGAAGCTGCAGGGCCGTGAATGTGTCTGCATGCAGGGGAGATTCCACTTCTACGAGGGCTACAGCATACACACG GTGACGTACCCGGTGCGAGTCTTCCACCTGCTGGGCGTGAAAACTCTGATTGTGACAAATGCAGCGGGGGGACTCAATGGCAGCTACGATGTGGGAGACATCATGCTCATTAAGGATCACATCAACATGCCAGGCTTTGCAGGGCAGAACCCGCTTTGTGGGCACAATGATGAAAG GTTTGGAACGCGTTTTCCTTGCATGTCGGATGCATATGACCGTACGCTGAGGGATCTGGCCAAGCAAACAGCAGAGGAGCAGGGCTGCAAAAGTTTCCTGCAGGAAGGGGTTTACTGCATGCTGCCTGGACCGACATACGAGACCATTGCAGAGAGCAGAGCCCTGCAGATGCTGGGGGCTGATGCTGTGG GTATGAGCACAGTGCCAGAGGTGGTGGTGGCTCGTCACTGTGGCTTGCGTGTCTTGGGTCTGTCCCTCATCACCAACAAGGTTGTGACAGATTATGACAGCACTGAGAAGGCAAACCACGAGGAGGTGCTGAAGGCCACCAAGCGCAGAGCCGAGGACCTCCAGAGGCTCGTCAGCCACCTCATCGCCAAGATCTAG